A window of Rhododendron vialii isolate Sample 1 chromosome 11a, ASM3025357v1 genomic DNA:
CCTGCTTTGGAAACCACATTTCGTCATCGGTCAAACGACTACTTAGAAAGTATATTCTGATCACCAGGTGCACAAAGCCAGCTCGTATGTTCGGGATGTCGAAACCTTTTACTCTATCCAGTTGGAGCAACCTCGGTATGTTGTGCTGTTTGCAATGCCGTCACGGCTGTACCACTGCCCGGTatgtttcctctctttcttcatTATTCGAAGAATCTAACATGAAAACATTGCGCAACAAATTACTCAAAAACATTTCTTCTTGAGGATAAATGATTTGCAGTGTCCGAAATCTTAACATATCTTATGTTGTTGACTGGACTTCGAACAGGCACGGAAATGGCTCAGTTGGTCTGTGGAGGCTGCCACACCTTACTCATGTATATTCGTGGAGCAACAAGTGTTCAATGTTCTTGTTGTCATACTGTCAATTTGGCATTAGAAGGTAAAAAGCTAATAATTGGTATATGCGAATAATGTTCTAAGATCATATGCTTGTTGTTAAGCATCAAATTGTGTACGATGGCAGCAAATCAGGTGGCCCATGTCAACTGTGGAAGCTGTCGGATGCTGTTAATGTATCAATATGGAGCACGGTCTGTGAAATGTGCCGTTTGTTGTTTTGTGACACAAGTTGGGGTCAGTGAATTCCAGTTCTATTCTCCATCCCAGTAGAAGTAAATCAGATTGATCGGTTACTCATCTGCACATAAACCTTTGCCAACGATACAGGAAATTTcgcttgaaaataaaaaaaacactgcAGAAGAATTCTGGGTCATAGAAGTAAAACGTCAATATACATATAATCATGGGGGAGCATCACATAATACGATCCCAATACCTATTTTCCAATACAACTAAGCTCATTATTAACAGCAAAGCTTCGATTCCCAAGCATTTTCCTCTGCAATTATTTATCCACTTTCC
This region includes:
- the LOC131308515 gene encoding protein LOL1-like; the encoded protein is MSVPLAPYPTAMVPSTPPANGAQSQLVCSGCRNLLLYPVGATSVCCAVCNAVTAVPLPGTEMAQLVCGGCHTLLMYIRGATSVQCSCCHTVNLALEANQVAHVNCGSCRMLLMYQYGARSVKCAVCCFVTQVGASTSTAEQKLNSQNWVRQFFLPPVTTNYHLSFSYLVSPGTCICT